The following DNA comes from Armatimonadota bacterium.
GCAATTGGGCGTCTCAACATCACCGATCCCCTCGCTGAAGCTCAGGCTCGCTTCGCGCTGATTCGTGAACAGATTGCGGCACATCAGGCGCTTATCGAGTGGCGTCACGATCATCTCTTCCTGATCTTTGGGGTCTTACACGCCAATACCGACCCTATGAAACAGGCGATCTCGTTCATCTCGGTTATCACCCAGGCCGCCCAGGCTGTTGGTTTATCACTACCGCCACTCACCCTGAGCAGTGGCCTGGTCCGGATCGGAGTGGTACCCGTTCTCGGTCTCCATTTCAGTGGCGAACCACTGGAACAGGTAAGCCTGCTAATCCACCAGACTTCACCGGGAATGATTACCTGTAATGATGAAGCCTATTTCCACTTGCGCCGCCTCGGCCTGCTCCCGCTAAGCACCTTTCAACCAACGACCATCGGTCGTGGATACGCCCTGACCG
Coding sequences within:
- a CDS encoding DUF3329 domain-containing protein, translated to MRWIDSSTIVIGTCIIALAGIFVTPTITILAMVICIAILIWERYRFVKTTRTLITHLRHNPIETKLEVGTGVWGELCHTLNRLLQQWRTEQHLQRLQLTQPALRQIDPLTLHPPVSGMITPVTVLAIGRLNITDPLAEAQARFALIREQIAAHQALIEWRHDHLFLIFGVLHANTDPMKQAISFISVITQAAQAVGLSLPPLTLSSGLVRIGVVPVLGLHFSGEPLEQVSLLIHQTSPGMITCNDEAYFHLRRLGLLPLSTFQPTTIGRGYALTVTELAGQRNAES